From a region of the Salvelinus alpinus chromosome 2, SLU_Salpinus.1, whole genome shotgun sequence genome:
- the LOC139564510 gene encoding T-cell surface glycoprotein CD8 beta chain-like, with translation MTPLALVWTTVCLWKTVYSLTPTESHFVRYPTIDDTEVLTCECSSRSCQTVFWFRTHHNSSGFQFLLSVNNADRYFHGPGVDEHRFKASKRDMGSKVAFTLRITQIKAEDAGLYSCMLQNQKENELWRPGVLLRPGETRPTLTPLTKPKPKPAGIPTGRCTKRNYQTPEGCGSKVLWPLVGVLLTLAVALIYTLYYFSRLPKKCRHQFAKKRPLK, from the exons TGTACAGCCTGACACCAACCGAGTCCCACTTCGTCCGCTACCCCACTATCGACGACACAGAGGTCCTCACCTGTGAGTGTTCCAGCCGCTCCTGCCAGACAGTCTTTTGGTTCCGCACACACCACAACAGCTCCGGCTTCCAGTTCCTTCTCAGCGTCAACAATGCTGACCGGTATTTCCACGGACCCGGGGTGGATGAACACCGGTTCAAGGCCAGTAAAAGGGACATGGGGAGCAAGGTGGCTTTCACACTGCGCATCACTCAAATAAAGGCAGAGGACGCAGGGTTGTACTCCTGTATGCTCCAGAACCAGAAAGAGAACGAGTTGTGGAGGCCAGGAGTTCTTCTCAGACCCGGAG AAACTCGCCCAACATTAACCCCTCTCACGAAGCCCAAGCCCAAGCCCGCTGGAATCCCAACCGGCCGCTGCACCAAAAGGAACTATCAAACCCCGGAAG GCTGTGGCTCCAAGGTTCTGTGGCCGTTGGTCGGAGTACTCCTCACCCTGGCTGTGGCTTTGATCTACACACTGTACTACTTCAGCC gactACCCAAAAAGTGTCGACATCAGTTTGCCAA GAAAAGACCATTGAAGTAA